In Pseudomonas sp. MM213, a genomic segment contains:
- a CDS encoding phospholipase D family protein, which yields MRVRQPLLALLLLASLLGGCASLDVQREPSQALPASDSAFGRSIQAQAAPHEGKSGFRLLSNSGEAFMARAELIRNAQSSLDLQYYIVHDGISTRMLVDELLKAADRGVRVRILLDDTTSDGLDWIIATLAAHPQIQIRLFNPLHLGRSTGVTRTMGRLFNLSLQHRRMHNKLWLADNSAAIVGGRNLGDEYFDAEPNLNFTDIDMLGVGPVAEQLGHSFDQYWNSALSKPIDEFLSSRPTQKDLQNTRTRLEESLEETRKQNHALYQQLMTYTTNPRMDIWRRELIWAWNQALWDAPSKVLADGEPDPQLLLTTQLAPELNGVSKELIMISAYFVPGQPGLVYLTGRADAGVSVSLLTNSLEATDVPAVHGGYAPYRRALLEHGVKLYELRRQPGEGGGSGPHIFYSKPYRGSDSSLHSKAMIFNQQKSFIGSFNFDPRSLLWNTEVGVLVDSPELAVYVRKAALEGMAPPLSYEVKLENNRIVWVTEDDGKMHTLTDEPGSWWRHFNAWMSTAVGLEKML from the coding sequence GTGAGAGTCAGACAGCCCCTACTCGCTCTGCTGCTACTCGCCTCGCTCCTGGGCGGTTGCGCCAGTCTCGATGTTCAACGCGAACCGAGCCAGGCGCTGCCCGCCAGCGACTCGGCATTCGGTCGATCAATCCAGGCCCAGGCCGCGCCCCACGAGGGCAAGTCCGGCTTTCGTCTGCTGTCCAATAGCGGCGAAGCGTTCATGGCCCGTGCCGAGCTGATCCGCAACGCCCAAAGCAGCCTCGACTTGCAGTACTACATCGTCCATGACGGCATCAGCACACGGATGCTGGTGGACGAACTGCTCAAGGCCGCCGACCGTGGCGTACGCGTGAGAATCCTGCTCGACGACACCACCAGCGACGGCCTCGACTGGATCATCGCCACGCTGGCGGCGCACCCGCAGATCCAGATCCGCCTGTTCAACCCGCTGCACCTGGGCCGCAGCACCGGCGTGACGCGGACCATGGGGCGGCTGTTCAACCTGTCGCTGCAACACCGGCGCATGCACAACAAGCTGTGGCTGGCGGACAACAGCGCCGCCATCGTCGGCGGTCGCAATCTGGGGGACGAGTATTTCGATGCCGAGCCCAACTTGAATTTCACCGACATCGACATGCTCGGCGTCGGGCCGGTCGCCGAGCAACTGGGCCACAGCTTTGATCAGTACTGGAACAGCGCGCTGAGCAAGCCGATCGATGAATTCCTGTCGAGCCGACCGACGCAAAAGGACCTGCAAAACACCCGCACGCGCCTGGAAGAATCACTGGAAGAGACGCGCAAACAGAATCACGCGCTGTATCAACAATTGATGACTTACACCACAAACCCGCGCATGGACATCTGGCGCCGTGAGTTGATCTGGGCCTGGAACCAGGCGTTGTGGGACGCACCGAGCAAGGTTTTGGCAGACGGCGAACCCGATCCGCAATTGCTGCTGACCACGCAGTTGGCGCCTGAGCTGAACGGGGTCAGCAAAGAGCTGATCATGATCTCGGCTTACTTCGTACCGGGTCAGCCGGGGCTGGTTTACCTGACCGGCCGCGCCGATGCCGGGGTCTCTGTCAGCCTGCTGACCAACTCGCTGGAAGCCACCGATGTACCGGCGGTGCACGGCGGTTATGCGCCCTATCGCCGGGCATTGCTGGAACATGGCGTGAAGTTGTACGAATTGCGTCGCCAGCCAGGCGAAGGCGGCGGCAGCGGGCCGCATATTTTCTACAGCAAGCCATACCGGGGTTCCGATTCGAGCCTGCACAGCAAAGCGATGATCTTCAACCAGCAGAAATCCTTCATCGGCTCGTTCAACTTCGACCCGCGCTCGCTACTGTGGAACACCGAAGTCGGGGTGCTGGTAGACAGCCCCGAACTCGCTGTCTATGTGCGCAAGGCGGCGCTGGAAGGTATGGCGCCGCCTCTGAGTTATGAGGTGAAACTGGAAAACAATCGGATCGTCTGGGTGACCGAAGACGACGGCAAAATGCACACACTGACCGATGAACCGGGAAGCTGGTGGCGCCATTTCAATGCATGGATGAGCACCGCCGTGGGCCTGGAGAAAATGCTCTAA
- a CDS encoding MFS transporter has translation MRWATYFAVLASVLSVGLALGVSMPLVSFRLEGWGYGSFAIGVMAAMPAIGVLLGAKISSHLAARLGTANLMRLCLWAGAVSIGLLALLPSYPVWLVLRLMIGVILTLVFILGESWINQLVVEQWRGRLVALYGSSYALSQLAGPLLLGVLGTEHDYGFWVGVGLLTAAPFLLLGRSGAPTSEACSVTFSDLWGFCRGLPAIAWGVALFAAFEAMILTLLPVYCLRQGFTTEIALAMVSTVVVGDALLQLPIGALADRLSRRTLFTGCAVVLMLSSLAIPLLIDTLLIWPLWVLFGASAGGLFTLSLILIGERYRDDALVRANAHIAQLWGIGCLVGPLAAGAGSQWISGHALPLLMAAGAFGLVILLSRQGAFGTVAEPA, from the coding sequence ATGCGTTGGGCGACTTATTTCGCCGTGTTGGCGTCTGTCTTGAGTGTCGGCCTGGCCCTGGGTGTCAGCATGCCGCTGGTGTCCTTTCGCCTGGAAGGCTGGGGTTACGGTTCGTTTGCCATCGGCGTGATGGCCGCGATGCCAGCGATTGGTGTGTTGCTGGGGGCGAAGATCTCCAGCCATCTGGCGGCGCGGCTCGGCACGGCCAATCTGATGCGCTTGTGCCTGTGGGCCGGGGCGGTCTCCATCGGTTTGCTGGCGCTGTTGCCGAGTTATCCGGTGTGGCTGGTGCTGCGGCTGATGATCGGGGTGATCCTGACCCTCGTCTTCATCCTGGGTGAAAGCTGGATCAACCAGTTGGTGGTCGAGCAATGGCGCGGCCGGTTGGTGGCGCTGTATGGCAGTAGCTATGCGCTGAGTCAGCTGGCCGGGCCTTTGTTGTTGGGTGTTCTGGGTACCGAACACGATTATGGATTCTGGGTCGGGGTCGGTTTGCTGACGGCGGCACCGTTCCTGTTGCTCGGCCGCAGCGGTGCGCCGACCAGCGAAGCCTGCAGCGTGACCTTCAGCGACTTGTGGGGCTTTTGCCGAGGCCTGCCGGCGATTGCCTGGGGCGTGGCACTGTTCGCGGCGTTCGAGGCGATGATCCTGACCTTGTTGCCGGTCTATTGCCTGCGCCAGGGCTTTACCACAGAAATCGCGTTGGCGATGGTCAGCACTGTGGTGGTGGGCGATGCCTTGCTGCAATTGCCGATTGGCGCACTGGCGGATCGCTTGTCGCGACGTACGTTGTTCACCGGTTGCGCTGTGGTGCTGATGCTCTCGAGCCTGGCGATCCCGTTGCTGATCGACACGTTGCTGATTTGGCCATTGTGGGTGCTGTTCGGCGCCAGTGCCGGGGGCTTGTTCACCTTGTCGCTGATCCTGATTGGCGAGCGTTATCGCGACGATGCGCTGGTGCGGGCCAATGCGCATATTGCGCAGCTATGGGGCATTGGTTGCCTGGTCGGACCATTGGCGGCTGGCGCCGGTAGTCAGTGGATCAGCGGTCATGCGTTGCCGCTGTTGATGGCGGCAGGTGCGTTTGGGCTGGTGATTTTGCTGTCGCGCCAAGGTGCGTTCGGCACGGTTGCCGAGCCTGCCTGA
- a CDS encoding aldehyde dehydrogenase: MTTLTRADWEQRARDLKIEGRAYINGEYTDAVSSETFECISPVDGRLLGKIASCDAADAQRAVENARATFNSGAWSRLAPTKRKATMIRFAGLLKQHAEELALLETLDMGKPISDSLYIDVPGAAQALSWSGEAIDKIYDEVAATPHDQLGLVTREPVGVVGAIVPWNFPLMMACWKLGPALSTGNSVILKPSEKSPLTAIRIAALAVEAGIPKGVLNVLPGYGHTVGKALALHNDVDTLVFTGSTKIAKQLLIYSGESNMKRVWLEAGGKSPNIVFADAPNLQEAAEAAAGAIAFNQGEVCTAGSRLLVERSIKDQFLPLVIEALKAWKPGNPLDPATNVGALVDTQQMNTVLSYIESGHTDGAKLVAGGKRTLQETGGTYVEPTIFDGVSNAMKIAQEEIFGPVLSVIAFDTAEEAVAIANDTPYGLAAAVWTKDISKAHLTARALRAGSVWVNQYDGGDMTAPFGGFKQSGNGRDKSLHAFDKYTELKATWIKL; encoded by the coding sequence ATGACCACCCTGACTCGTGCCGATTGGGAACAACGGGCTCGCGATCTGAAGATCGAAGGCCGTGCCTACATCAATGGCGAATACACCGATGCCGTCTCCAGCGAGACCTTCGAGTGCATCAGCCCGGTCGATGGCCGTCTGCTGGGCAAGATTGCCAGCTGTGACGCCGCCGACGCCCAGCGCGCTGTTGAAAACGCTCGCGCCACGTTCAATTCCGGCGCCTGGTCGCGTTTGGCCCCGACCAAACGCAAAGCCACCATGATCCGTTTTGCCGGCCTGCTGAAACAGCACGCCGAAGAGCTGGCCCTGCTTGAAACCCTGGACATGGGCAAGCCAATCAGCGATTCCCTGTACATCGACGTTCCCGGCGCGGCGCAAGCCCTGAGCTGGAGCGGTGAGGCTATCGACAAGATCTACGACGAAGTCGCTGCGACCCCGCACGATCAGTTGGGTCTGGTCACTCGTGAGCCGGTCGGCGTTGTCGGCGCCATCGTGCCGTGGAACTTCCCGCTGATGATGGCCTGCTGGAAACTCGGCCCGGCGCTGTCCACCGGTAACTCGGTGATCCTCAAGCCATCCGAAAAATCACCGCTGACCGCCATCCGCATCGCGGCGCTGGCCGTTGAAGCCGGCATCCCGAAAGGCGTACTGAACGTGCTGCCGGGCTACGGTCACACGGTCGGCAAGGCCCTGGCCCTGCACAACGATGTCGACACGCTGGTGTTCACCGGTTCGACCAAGATCGCCAAGCAACTGCTGATCTACTCGGGCGAATCGAACATGAAGCGCGTCTGGCTCGAAGCTGGCGGCAAGAGCCCGAACATCGTGTTCGCCGATGCGCCGAACCTGCAGGAAGCTGCGGAAGCGGCTGCGGGCGCCATCGCCTTCAACCAGGGCGAAGTCTGCACCGCCGGTTCGCGCCTGCTGGTCGAACGTTCGATCAAGGACCAATTCCTGCCGCTGGTGATCGAGGCCTTGAAGGCCTGGAAGCCGGGCAACCCGCTGGACCCGGCGACCAACGTCGGCGCGCTGGTGGACACCCAGCAGATGAACACCGTGCTGTCCTACATCGAATCCGGCCACACCGACGGCGCCAAACTGGTTGCTGGCGGCAAGCGCACGCTGCAGGAAACCGGCGGCACCTACGTTGAGCCGACGATTTTCGACGGCGTCAGCAACGCGATGAAAATCGCCCAGGAAGAAATCTTTGGCCCGGTGTTGTCGGTCATCGCTTTCGATACCGCCGAAGAAGCCGTCGCGATTGCCAACGACACGCCTTACGGCCTGGCTGCAGCCGTGTGGACCAAGGACATCTCGAAGGCTCACCTGACCGCCCGGGCCTTGCGTGCCGGTAGCGTGTGGGTCAACCAGTACGACGGCGGCGACATGACCGCTCCGTTTGGTGGCTTCAAGCAGTCGGGCAACGGTCGTGACAAATCGCTGCACGCGTTCGACAAGTACACCGAGCTGAAGGCGACCTGGATCAAGTTGTAA
- a CDS encoding cupin domain-containing protein has protein sequence MSIQNIVDFSQATTEPERYRPDPAKILKGDPEQVVYNHYNSPCGQLNAGVWEGAVGQWTVNFTEHEYCEIVQGVSVLRDLDGNAKTLRVGDRFVIPAGFRGTWEVLEPCRKIYVAFEQKA, from the coding sequence ATGAGCATCCAGAATATCGTCGATTTTAGCCAGGCCACTACCGAGCCCGAGCGCTACAGGCCGGACCCGGCGAAAATCTTGAAGGGCGACCCCGAGCAAGTGGTTTACAACCACTACAACAGCCCGTGCGGCCAGTTGAACGCCGGTGTGTGGGAAGGCGCTGTCGGCCAGTGGACGGTGAACTTCACCGAGCATGAATACTGCGAAATCGTTCAGGGTGTTTCAGTGCTGCGTGACCTCGACGGCAATGCCAAGACACTGCGCGTGGGTGATCGCTTTGTGATCCCGGCAGGCTTTCGTGGCACCTGGGAAGTGCTGGAGCCGTGCCGCAAGATTTATGTGGCGTTTGAACAGAAGGCCTGA
- the rpmG gene encoding 50S ribosomal protein L33 gives MRELIRLISSAGTGHFYTTDKNKRTTPDKIEIKKFDPVVRKHVIYKEGKIK, from the coding sequence ATGCGTGAATTGATTCGTTTGATTTCGAGCGCCGGTACTGGTCACTTCTACACTACCGACAAGAACAAGCGCACTACTCCGGACAAAATCGAGATCAAGAAATTTGATCCGGTTGTTCGCAAGCACGTGATCTACAAAGAAGGCAAAATCAAGTAA
- the rpmB gene encoding 50S ribosomal protein L28: MSRVCQVTGKGPVTGNNISHANNKTRRRFLPNLQHHRFWVEEEKRFVRLRVSAKGMRIIDKRGITVVLAEIRAAGKI, from the coding sequence ATGTCGAGAGTATGTCAAGTTACCGGTAAGGGTCCGGTGACTGGGAATAACATTTCCCACGCAAACAACAAAACCCGTCGTCGTTTCCTGCCGAACCTGCAGCATCACCGCTTCTGGGTTGAAGAAGAGAAACGTTTCGTGCGTCTGCGCGTATCTGCCAAAGGCATGCGTATCATCGACAAGCGTGGCATCACTGTCGTGCTGGCCGAAATCCGCGCCGCTGGCAAGATCTAA
- a CDS encoding ABC transporter substrate-binding protein: MRLAALPLLLAPLLLSPLAHAAALSVCTEASPEGFDVVQYNSLTTTNASADVLMNRLVDFDTASGKVVAGLADSWEVSPDGLTYVFKLHPQVKFHRTEYFSPTRELTAEDVKFSFERMLDPANPWHKVAQSGFPHAQSMQLPALIKKIDALDPLTVRFTLDHPESTFLPTLSMGFASIYSAEYADQLLKAGTPEKLNSQPIGSGPFVFTRFQKDATIRYKANPDYFRGKPSVDPLIFAITPDANVRLQKLRRNECQIALSPKPLDVQAALKEPTLKVEKTDAFMTAFVAINSQHPPLDKPEVRQAINLAFDKANYVKAVFEDTAEAANGPYPPNTWSYAKGLPGYAHDVEKAKALMAKAGLKDGFQTTIWTRPSGSLLNPNPSLGAQLLQSDLAEIGIQAEIRVIEWGEVIRRAKAGEHDLLFMGWAGDNGDPDNFLTPQFSCAAVKSGTNFARYCNQDLDKLISAGKTTSEQGVRTKLYEQAQAQIQQQALWLPLAHPTAFALMRKEVDGYSVSPFGRQDYSKVNFK; encoded by the coding sequence ATGCGCCTCGCTGCCCTACCGCTGTTGCTCGCCCCGCTTCTACTGAGCCCGCTGGCCCACGCCGCCGCCCTGAGTGTCTGCACCGAGGCCAGCCCGGAAGGGTTCGACGTGGTGCAATACAACTCGCTGACCACCACCAACGCTTCGGCCGACGTGCTGATGAACCGTCTGGTGGACTTCGATACCGCCAGCGGCAAAGTGGTCGCAGGCCTCGCGGACAGCTGGGAAGTCAGCCCGGATGGCCTGACCTACGTGTTCAAGTTGCACCCGCAGGTGAAATTCCACCGCACCGAATACTTCAGCCCGACCCGCGAACTGACCGCCGAAGACGTGAAATTCAGCTTCGAGCGCATGCTCGACCCGGCAAATCCGTGGCACAAAGTGGCGCAGAGCGGCTTCCCGCACGCGCAATCGATGCAATTGCCGGCGCTGATCAAGAAGATCGACGCGCTGGACCCACTGACCGTGCGCTTCACCCTCGATCATCCGGAATCGACGTTCCTGCCGACCCTGAGCATGGGCTTCGCCTCGATCTACTCCGCCGAATACGCCGACCAGCTGCTGAAAGCCGGCACCCCGGAGAAGCTCAACAGCCAGCCGATCGGTAGCGGCCCGTTCGTGTTCACGCGTTTTCAGAAGGACGCCACGATCCGCTACAAAGCCAACCCGGATTACTTCCGTGGCAAGCCTTCGGTGGACCCGCTGATCTTCGCCATCACCCCAGACGCCAACGTGCGATTGCAGAAACTGCGTCGTAACGAGTGCCAGATCGCCCTCTCGCCGAAACCGCTGGACGTACAAGCCGCGCTGAAAGAGCCGACACTGAAAGTCGAAAAGACTGATGCGTTCATGACCGCGTTCGTTGCCATCAACAGCCAGCATCCGCCACTGGACAAGCCTGAAGTGCGCCAGGCGATCAACCTCGCGTTCGACAAGGCCAACTACGTCAAAGCCGTGTTCGAAGACACCGCCGAAGCCGCCAACGGCCCGTATCCGCCAAATACCTGGAGCTATGCCAAAGGCTTGCCGGGCTACGCGCATGACGTTGAAAAAGCCAAGGCATTGATGGCCAAGGCCGGCCTGAAAGACGGTTTCCAGACGACGATCTGGACCCGCCCGTCCGGAAGCCTGCTGAACCCCAATCCAAGCCTCGGCGCGCAACTGCTCCAGTCGGACCTGGCGGAAATCGGCATTCAGGCCGAGATTCGCGTGATCGAATGGGGCGAAGTGATCCGCCGCGCCAAGGCTGGCGAGCATGACTTGCTGTTCATGGGCTGGGCTGGCGACAACGGTGACCCGGATAACTTCCTGACGCCGCAGTTCTCCTGCGCGGCGGTCAAGTCCGGCACCAACTTCGCCCGCTACTGCAACCAGGACCTGGACAAGCTGATCAGTGCCGGCAAGACCACCTCCGAGCAAGGTGTACGCACCAAGCTGTATGAACAGGCCCAGGCGCAGATCCAGCAGCAGGCGCTGTGGCTGCCGCTGGCGCACCCGACGGCTTTCGCGCTGATGCGCAAGGAAGTAGACGGGTACTCGGTCAGCCCCTTCGGCCGCCAGGACTACTCCAAGGTCAACTTTAAGTAA
- the radC gene encoding RadC family protein, which yields MSIRDWPVAERPRERLLELGSASLSDAELLAIFLRTGVSGKSAVDLARHLLSQFGSLRALLEADLKAFSGQLGLGPAKFAQLQAVLEMARRHLAERLRHSSVLENPLMVRDYLKSMLRHEPHEVFGCLFLDSKHRVLAFESLFRGSIDCTSVYPRQVVKRALAHNAAALILCHNHPSGNPDPSHADRKLTKRLQEALDLIDVRILDHFIIGDGDPLSMAEYGWM from the coding sequence ATGAGTATTCGCGATTGGCCGGTGGCCGAGCGGCCGCGGGAGAGGTTACTGGAGTTGGGTTCGGCGAGCCTTTCGGACGCTGAGCTGTTGGCGATTTTTTTACGGACCGGCGTGTCGGGTAAAAGCGCGGTGGATCTGGCGCGACACTTGTTGAGTCAATTTGGCAGCCTGCGCGCCTTGCTGGAGGCCGATCTAAAGGCATTCAGCGGACAGTTGGGGCTCGGGCCGGCAAAGTTTGCGCAGTTGCAGGCAGTGTTGGAAATGGCCCGTCGGCATCTGGCTGAGCGCTTGCGCCACAGCTCCGTGTTGGAGAATCCGCTGATGGTGCGTGATTACCTCAAGTCGATGCTGCGACATGAGCCTCATGAAGTATTTGGTTGTCTGTTCCTCGATTCGAAACATCGAGTACTGGCGTTTGAATCACTGTTTCGCGGCTCTATCGACTGCACCAGCGTTTATCCGCGTCAGGTGGTCAAGCGCGCTTTGGCTCACAACGCCGCAGCTTTGATCCTTTGCCACAACCATCCCTCAGGCAATCCCGACCCTAGTCATGCCGACCGAAAGCTGACCAAGCGCCTGCAAGAGGCGCTGGACTTGATCGATGTGCGGATACTCGACCATTTCATCATCGGCGACGGTGATCCGCTGTCGATGGCGGAGTATGGGTGGATGTAG
- the coaBC gene encoding bifunctional phosphopantothenoylcysteine decarboxylase/phosphopantothenate--cysteine ligase CoaBC, which yields MQRLYRKRIVLGVGGGIAAYKSADLVRRLIDQGAEVRVVMTRGGAEFITPLTMQALSGHPVHLDLLDPAAEAAMGHIELAKWADMVLIAPATADLIARLAQGIADDLLTTLVLATDAVVAVAPAMNQAMWRDPATQANLQTLESRSIKAFGPASGSQACGDVGLGRMLEAVELAQCAADCFQRQALTGKHVLITAGPTQENIDPVRYITNHSSGKMGFALAEAAVEAGARVTLITGPVHLPTPDRVTRIDVVSARDMLAACEAAIPCDLFIASAAVADYRPEVVAPQKLKKDPTNGDGLLLQMVRNPDILATIATRPDRPFSVGFAAETEHLLDYAARKLKDKNLDLIVANDVANPSIGFNSEENACSVIDRELHATLFAQTSKSKIARQLITFIAERLNQV from the coding sequence ATGCAGCGGCTGTATCGGAAACGCATCGTTCTGGGCGTCGGCGGCGGTATTGCTGCCTACAAGAGCGCCGATCTGGTTCGCCGCCTGATCGATCAGGGCGCCGAAGTGCGCGTGGTCATGACCCGTGGCGGCGCTGAGTTCATCACTCCGCTGACCATGCAGGCCCTGTCCGGGCATCCGGTCCACCTGGACCTGCTGGACCCGGCGGCCGAAGCGGCGATGGGCCACATCGAACTCGCCAAGTGGGCCGACATGGTGCTGATCGCTCCGGCGACCGCGGACCTGATCGCCCGTCTGGCCCAAGGCATCGCCGACGACCTGCTGACCACGCTGGTGCTGGCCACCGACGCTGTGGTCGCCGTCGCCCCGGCGATGAACCAGGCCATGTGGCGCGACCCGGCGACCCAGGCCAACCTGCAAACCCTCGAAAGCCGCAGCATCAAGGCCTTCGGCCCGGCCTCGGGCAGCCAGGCCTGTGGTGACGTTGGCCTGGGCCGCATGCTCGAAGCCGTCGAACTCGCCCAGTGCGCGGCAGACTGCTTCCAGCGCCAGGCGCTGACCGGCAAACACGTGCTGATCACCGCCGGCCCGACCCAGGAAAACATCGACCCGGTGCGCTACATCACCAACCACAGCTCCGGGAAAATGGGCTTTGCCCTGGCCGAAGCCGCCGTTGAAGCAGGCGCCCGCGTGACCCTGATCACCGGCCCGGTGCACCTGCCGACGCCGGATCGCGTCACCCGCATCGACGTGGTCAGCGCTCGCGACATGCTCGCCGCCTGTGAAGCCGCGATCCCTTGCGACCTGTTCATCGCCTCGGCAGCAGTCGCGGACTACCGCCCCGAAGTCGTCGCCCCACAGAAACTCAAGAAAGACCCTACGAACGGCGACGGCTTGCTACTACAAATGGTCCGCAACCCAGACATTCTGGCCACCATCGCCACGCGCCCCGACCGCCCATTCAGTGTCGGTTTCGCCGCTGAAACCGAACACCTGCTCGATTACGCTGCGCGCAAGTTGAAAGACAAGAACCTCGATTTGATCGTCGCCAACGACGTCGCCAACCCGAGCATTGGCTTCAATAGCGAAGAAAACGCCTGCAGCGTGATCGACCGTGAGCTCCACGCCACACTTTTCGCCCAGACCAGCAAGAGCAAGATTGCTCGCCAGCTGATCACTTTTATCGCCGAACGTCTGAACCAGGTTTAA
- the dut gene encoding dUTP diphosphatase translates to MHALQAKILDPRIGTEFPLPQYATPGSAGLDLRAMLEKDIVIKPGETVLIPTGLSVYIGDPGLAALILPRSGLGHKHGIVLGNLVGLIDSDYQGPLMVSCWNRGQTDFNMVVGERLAQLVLVPVVQAHFEMVEEFVETERGAGGFGHSGKH, encoded by the coding sequence ATGCACGCTTTGCAAGCCAAGATCCTCGACCCACGCATCGGTACTGAATTCCCGCTGCCGCAATACGCCACCCCAGGCTCCGCCGGCCTCGACCTGCGCGCCATGCTGGAAAAAGACATCGTCATCAAACCGGGTGAAACCGTGCTGATCCCGACCGGCCTGTCCGTCTACATTGGCGATCCTGGCCTGGCGGCGCTGATTCTGCCGCGCTCCGGCCTGGGCCATAAGCACGGCATCGTGCTGGGCAACCTGGTCGGCCTGATCGACTCCGATTACCAGGGTCCGTTGATGGTTTCGTGCTGGAACCGCGGCCAGACCGATTTCAACATGGTGGTTGGCGAGCGTTTGGCCCAGCTGGTTCTGGTGCCGGTGGTTCAAGCGCACTTCGAGATGGTCGAAGAGTTCGTTGAAACCGAGCGCGGTGCGGGCGGTTTCGGGCATTCCGGCAAGCATTGA
- the argB gene encoding acetylglutamate kinase, which translates to MTLEREAAANTAKVLSEALPYIRRYVGKTLVIKYGGNAMESEELKTGFARDIVLMKAVGINPVVVHGGGPQIGDLLKRLSIESHFVDGMRVTDAATMDVVEMVLGGQVNKDIVNLINRHGGSAIGLTGKDAELIRAKKLTVTRQTPEMTQPEIIDIGHVGEVVGINTDLLNLLVKGDFIPVIAPIGVGANGESYNINADLVAGKVAEALKAEKLMLLTNIAGLMDKSGQVLTGLSTQQVDDLIADGTIYGGMLPKIRCALEAVQGGVGSSLIIDGRVPNAILLEIFTDTGVGTLISNRKRH; encoded by the coding sequence ATGACCCTCGAACGCGAAGCCGCCGCCAACACCGCCAAGGTCCTGTCCGAAGCGCTGCCTTACATCCGCCGCTATGTCGGCAAGACGCTGGTGATCAAATACGGCGGCAACGCGATGGAGAGCGAGGAGCTGAAAACCGGCTTCGCCCGCGACATCGTGCTGATGAAAGCCGTCGGGATTAACCCGGTGGTGGTTCACGGTGGCGGCCCGCAAATTGGCGATCTGCTCAAGCGACTGTCGATCGAGAGCCACTTTGTCGATGGCATGCGCGTCACCGACGCGGCAACCATGGACGTGGTGGAAATGGTCCTGGGCGGCCAGGTCAACAAAGACATCGTCAACCTGATCAACCGTCATGGCGGCAGCGCCATCGGCCTGACCGGTAAAGACGCCGAGCTGATTCGTGCGAAAAAGCTGACCGTCACCCGCCAGACGCCGGAGATGACCCAACCGGAAATCATCGACATCGGCCACGTCGGTGAAGTGGTCGGTATCAATACCGACTTGCTGAACCTGCTGGTCAAAGGCGACTTCATCCCGGTGATCGCGCCAATCGGCGTCGGTGCCAACGGCGAGTCTTACAACATCAACGCCGACCTGGTGGCCGGCAAGGTGGCCGAAGCGCTGAAAGCCGAGAAGTTGATGCTGCTGACCAACATCGCCGGGTTGATGGACAAGTCGGGCCAGGTCCTGACCGGCCTGAGCACTCAGCAGGTCGACGACCTGATCGCCGACGGCACGATCTACGGCGGCATGCTTCCGAAGATCCGTTGCGCACTGGAAGCGGTTCAGGGTGGCGTGGGCAGCTCGCTGATCATTGATGGTCGGGTGCCGAATGCGATCTTGCTGGAAATCTTCACCGATACCGGCGTGGGTACTTTGATCAGCAATCGCAAGCGTCACTAA
- the pyrE gene encoding orotate phosphoribosyltransferase, translating into MQAYQRDFIRFAIDRGVLRFGEFTLKSGRTSPYFFNAGLFNSGSALAQLGRFYAAAIVESGIPFDVLFGPAYKGIPLAATTAVALAEHHDRDLPWCFNRKEAKAHGEGGSLVGAPLTGDVLIIDDVITAGTAIREVMQIIASQDGAKAAGVLIALNRQERGNGELSAIQEVERDFGIPVISIVSLNQVLEFLADDPQLKQHLPAVEAYRAQFGV; encoded by the coding sequence ATGCAAGCGTATCAGCGCGATTTCATTCGTTTTGCCATCGATCGCGGCGTTTTGCGCTTCGGTGAGTTCACCCTGAAGTCCGGGCGTACCAGTCCATACTTCTTCAATGCCGGCCTGTTCAACTCGGGTTCGGCCCTGGCGCAGCTGGGTCGTTTCTACGCGGCGGCCATCGTCGAGAGCGGCATTCCCTTCGACGTATTGTTTGGCCCTGCCTACAAAGGCATCCCTTTGGCGGCGACCACCGCAGTGGCCCTGGCTGAACATCACGACCGTGATTTGCCATGGTGCTTCAACCGCAAAGAGGCCAAGGCCCACGGCGAAGGCGGCAGCCTGGTCGGCGCGCCATTGACCGGCGATGTGCTGATCATCGACGACGTGATCACCGCCGGCACCGCGATCCGCGAAGTGATGCAGATCATCGCTTCCCAGGACGGCGCCAAGGCGGCGGGCGTGCTCATCGCCCTGAACCGCCAGGAGCGTGGCAACGGCGAGTTGTCGGCGATCCAGGAAGTGGAGCGTGATTTCGGCATTCCGGTGATCAGCATTGTTTCGCTGAATCAGGTGCTGGAATTCCTGGCCGACGATCCACAGCTCAAGCAGCACCTGCCAGCCGTAGAAGCCTACCGCGCCCAATTCGGCGTCTGA